The following coding sequences lie in one Phragmites australis chromosome 8, lpPhrAust1.1, whole genome shotgun sequence genomic window:
- the LOC133927692 gene encoding protein ALP1-like, giving the protein MHTLNIPKDCYDMFRMSRPLFDTLHNLLVSSYGLKSSSNMSSIEALGMFLWTIGAPQSFTQVKNRFERSKETISRKFNEVLDSIYLMSIDVVKPRDPEFTMVHPRLQGSRFAPYFNNCIGAIDGTHIPVVVPAAKLVQHVGRHGYSTQNVLAICDFDMRFTFVVAGWPGSVHDMRVFNDAIQKYADKFPFPSHGKFYLVDSGYPNRTGFLAPYKGTKYHLPEFRQGPRPSGKKEVFNYLHSSLRNVIERSFGVLKMKWRILLDLPSYPMLKQTRIIHACMTLHNFIRDSVMSDEDFDMCDQDENYMPIPSQGSGENSELGEEEGDMNIFRDNLANALYAMRE; this is encoded by the exons ATGCATACCCTTAATATTCCAAAAGATTGCTATGACATGTTTAGGATGAGTAGACCactttttgatacccttcataATTTATTGGTGTCATCTTATGGTTTGAAGTCAAGTAGTAACATGAGCTCCATTGAAGCTTTAGGCATGTTTTTATGGACTATTGGGGCTCCTCAGTCATTTACTCAAGTGAAAAACCGATTTGAGAGGTCAAAGGAAACAATTAGTAGGAAATTCAATGAAGTGTTGGATAGTATATATCTTATGTCAATAGATGTTGTGAAACCAAGGGACCCAGAGTTTACAATGGTGCATCCAAGACTTCAAGGTTCTCGTTTTGCACCATATTTCAACAATTGCATAGGCGCAATAGATGGTACTCACATACCCGTTGTTGTGCCTGCGGCAAAATTGGTTCAACATGTGGGACGTCATGGATATTCCACTCAAAATGTGTTGGCTATATGTGACTTTGACATGAGGTTTACTTTTGTTGTTGCGGGATGGCCCGGATCGGTCCATGACATGAGGGTGTTCAATGATGCTATACAGAAATATGCCGACAAGTTCCCATTTCCTTCACATG gaaaattttaTCTTGTTGACTCGGGCTATCCTAATCGAACGGGTTTTTTAGCTCCTTACAAAGGGACAAAATACCATTTACCGGAGTTTCGACAAGGCCCACGTCCTAGTGGCAAGAAGGAGGTATTCAACTATTTGCATTCATCTCTTCGCAATGTGATTGAGCGctcatttggtgttttgaagatgaagtggagaatTTTATTGGACTTACCAAGTTATCCTATGCTAAAGCAAACAAGaataatacatgcatgtatgacTCTTCATAACTTCATTCGAGATAGTGTTATGAGTGATGAAGATTTTGACatgtgtgatcaagatgaaaattATATGCCAATACCCTCTCAAGGGAGTGGTGAAAATAGTGAAttaggagaagaagagggagatatGAATATCTTCCGTGATAACCTTGCTAATGCTTTGTATGCTATGAGAGAGTAG